One Rhinoraja longicauda isolate Sanriku21f chromosome 18, sRhiLon1.1, whole genome shotgun sequence DNA segment encodes these proteins:
- the nucb2a gene encoding nucleobindin-2a isoform X1 — protein sequence MLQNTYTMMFPSSFLKMCWKWLSVPDCFLLLCFIVVAESVPIDKIKVNKVVEPEVAASPETPDTGLYYDRYLREVIDVLETDKHFREKLQTADIEEIKSGRMAKELNLVSHLVRTKLDELKRQEVARLRMLIKAKIDAQQGKGKDAGIDHHALLKQFEHLNHQNPHSFEPEDLELLIKTATSDLENYDKERHEEFKQYEMLKEHERREYLKSLDEAKRKEEEAKFDELKKKHKDHPKIHHPGSKDQLKEVWEETDGLDPEDFDPRTFFKLHDTNGDGFLDEQEMEALFTKELEKIYDPNNAEDDMIEMEEERLRMREHVMKEIDVNKDRLISAEEFIRASEKKEFGESDPWETLDEQDLYSEGELQQFEKQLANQENELKLKSHDLLKQREDLELQQDQLHAQKLEFHQAMQQLEQKKQAQHAPPAEGPNGELRFQPGMNPAASPGHQQSEEQPAADGQHQPPH from the exons ATGTGTTGGAAGTGGTTGTCTGTGCCTGACTGTTTTCTACTACTCTGCTTCATTGTTGTTGCTGAAAGTGTACCGATTGATAAAATCAAAGTGAACAAAGTTGTGGAGCCAGAAGTTGCGGCATCACCTGAAACTCCG GACACGGGGCTGTACTATGATCGATACCTCCGCGAAGTCATTGATGTTTTAGAAACTGACAAACACTTCCGTGAGAAGCTGCAGACAGCCGATATAGAAGAAATTAAG AGCGGTAGAATGGCTAAGGAACTAAACTTAGTTAGCCATCTTGTGAGAACTAAATTGGATGAACTGAAAAGACAGGAAGTGGCCCGGCTACGGATGCTGATTAAAGCCAAAATAGATGCCCAGCAAGGTAAAGGTAAAG ATGCAGGAATAGACCACCACGCTTTGTTAAAGCAATTCGAGCATCTCAATCACCAAAACCCTCACAGCTTTGAACCCGAGGATCTGGAATTACTGATTAAAACT GCCACCAGCGACCTGGAGAACTACGACAAGGAACGTCATGAAGAATTTAAACAATACGAGATGCTGAAGGAACATGAGAGGAGGGAGTACTTGAAGTCACTGGATGAAGCAAAGAGGAAGGAAGAGGAGGCCAAATTCGATGAATTGAAAAAGAAACACAAAGATCACCCCAAAATTCATCATCCG GGAAGCAAAGATCAATTAAAagaagtttgggaggaaactgatgggcTGGATCCTGAGGACTTTGATCCAAGGACGTTCTTTAAGCTGCACG ATACCAATGGTGATGGGTTCTTGGATGAGCAAGAGATGGAAGCATTGTTTACCAAAGAG CTGGAGAAGATTTACGACCCGAACAATGCAGAAGATGATATGATAGAGATGGAGGAAGAACGACTGAGGATGAGGGAACACGTGATGAAAGAG ATTGATGTAAACAAGGACCGGTTGATTTCAGCTGAGGAGTTTATAAGGGCTTCGGAAAAGAAGGAATTTGGAGAATCAGATCCTTGGGAG ACCCTGGATGAACAGGACCTTTATTCGGAAGGCGAGCTGCAGCAGTTTGAGAAGCAACTGGCGAACCAGGAGAATGAACTGAAGTTAAAATCGCATGATCTGCTGAAGCAGCGGGAAGATCTGGAGCTTCAACAGGATCAGCTCCACGCTCAGAAGTTGGAATTCCACCAG GCAATGCAGCAACTGGAGCAGAAGAAGCAGGCACAACATGCCCCACCAGCGGAAGGACCAAATGGAGAACTCCGGTTTCAGCCTG GTATGAATCCAGCTGCTTCACCAGGTCACCAGCAATCTGAAGAGCAGCCAGCTGCAGATGGACAGCATCAACCTCCTCATTAA
- the nucb2a gene encoding nucleobindin-2a isoform X3 produces MLQNTYTMMFPSSFLKMCWKWLSVPDCFLLLCFIVVAESVPIDKIKVNKVVEPEVAASPETPDTGLYYDRYLREVIDVLETDKHFREKLQTADIEEIKSGRMAKELNLVSHLVRTKLDELKRQEVARLRMLIKAKIDAQQDAGIDHHALLKQFEHLNHQNPHSFEPEDLELLIKTATSDLENYDKERHEEFKQYEMLKEHERREYLKSLDEAKRKEEEAKFDELKKKHKDHPKIHHPGSKDQLKEVWEETDGLDPEDFDPRTFFKLHDTNGDGFLDEQEMEALFTKELEKIYDPNNAEDDMIEMEEERLRMREHVMKEIDVNKDRLISAEEFIRASEKKEFGESDPWETLDEQDLYSEGELQQFEKQLANQENELKLKSHDLLKQREDLELQQDQLHAQKLEFHQAMQQLEQKKQAQHAPPAEGPNGELRFQPGMNPAASPGHQQSEEQPAADGQHQPPH; encoded by the exons ATGTGTTGGAAGTGGTTGTCTGTGCCTGACTGTTTTCTACTACTCTGCTTCATTGTTGTTGCTGAAAGTGTACCGATTGATAAAATCAAAGTGAACAAAGTTGTGGAGCCAGAAGTTGCGGCATCACCTGAAACTCCG GACACGGGGCTGTACTATGATCGATACCTCCGCGAAGTCATTGATGTTTTAGAAACTGACAAACACTTCCGTGAGAAGCTGCAGACAGCCGATATAGAAGAAATTAAG AGCGGTAGAATGGCTAAGGAACTAAACTTAGTTAGCCATCTTGTGAGAACTAAATTGGATGAACTGAAAAGACAGGAAGTGGCCCGGCTACGGATGCTGATTAAAGCCAAAATAGATGCCCAGCAAG ATGCAGGAATAGACCACCACGCTTTGTTAAAGCAATTCGAGCATCTCAATCACCAAAACCCTCACAGCTTTGAACCCGAGGATCTGGAATTACTGATTAAAACT GCCACCAGCGACCTGGAGAACTACGACAAGGAACGTCATGAAGAATTTAAACAATACGAGATGCTGAAGGAACATGAGAGGAGGGAGTACTTGAAGTCACTGGATGAAGCAAAGAGGAAGGAAGAGGAGGCCAAATTCGATGAATTGAAAAAGAAACACAAAGATCACCCCAAAATTCATCATCCG GGAAGCAAAGATCAATTAAAagaagtttgggaggaaactgatgggcTGGATCCTGAGGACTTTGATCCAAGGACGTTCTTTAAGCTGCACG ATACCAATGGTGATGGGTTCTTGGATGAGCAAGAGATGGAAGCATTGTTTACCAAAGAG CTGGAGAAGATTTACGACCCGAACAATGCAGAAGATGATATGATAGAGATGGAGGAAGAACGACTGAGGATGAGGGAACACGTGATGAAAGAG ATTGATGTAAACAAGGACCGGTTGATTTCAGCTGAGGAGTTTATAAGGGCTTCGGAAAAGAAGGAATTTGGAGAATCAGATCCTTGGGAG ACCCTGGATGAACAGGACCTTTATTCGGAAGGCGAGCTGCAGCAGTTTGAGAAGCAACTGGCGAACCAGGAGAATGAACTGAAGTTAAAATCGCATGATCTGCTGAAGCAGCGGGAAGATCTGGAGCTTCAACAGGATCAGCTCCACGCTCAGAAGTTGGAATTCCACCAG GCAATGCAGCAACTGGAGCAGAAGAAGCAGGCACAACATGCCCCACCAGCGGAAGGACCAAATGGAGAACTCCGGTTTCAGCCTG GTATGAATCCAGCTGCTTCACCAGGTCACCAGCAATCTGAAGAGCAGCCAGCTGCAGATGGACAGCATCAACCTCCTCATTAA
- the nucb2a gene encoding nucleobindin-2a isoform X2 has product MLQNTYTMMFPSSFLKMCWKWLSVPDCFLLLCFIVVAESVPIDKIKVNKVVEPEVAASPETPDTGLYYDRYLREVIDVLETDKHFREKLQTADIEEIKSGRMAKELNLVSHLVRTKLDELKRQEVARLRMLIKAKIDAQQGKDAGIDHHALLKQFEHLNHQNPHSFEPEDLELLIKTATSDLENYDKERHEEFKQYEMLKEHERREYLKSLDEAKRKEEEAKFDELKKKHKDHPKIHHPGSKDQLKEVWEETDGLDPEDFDPRTFFKLHDTNGDGFLDEQEMEALFTKELEKIYDPNNAEDDMIEMEEERLRMREHVMKEIDVNKDRLISAEEFIRASEKKEFGESDPWETLDEQDLYSEGELQQFEKQLANQENELKLKSHDLLKQREDLELQQDQLHAQKLEFHQAMQQLEQKKQAQHAPPAEGPNGELRFQPGMNPAASPGHQQSEEQPAADGQHQPPH; this is encoded by the exons ATGTGTTGGAAGTGGTTGTCTGTGCCTGACTGTTTTCTACTACTCTGCTTCATTGTTGTTGCTGAAAGTGTACCGATTGATAAAATCAAAGTGAACAAAGTTGTGGAGCCAGAAGTTGCGGCATCACCTGAAACTCCG GACACGGGGCTGTACTATGATCGATACCTCCGCGAAGTCATTGATGTTTTAGAAACTGACAAACACTTCCGTGAGAAGCTGCAGACAGCCGATATAGAAGAAATTAAG AGCGGTAGAATGGCTAAGGAACTAAACTTAGTTAGCCATCTTGTGAGAACTAAATTGGATGAACTGAAAAGACAGGAAGTGGCCCGGCTACGGATGCTGATTAAAGCCAAAATAGATGCCCAGCAAGGTAAAG ATGCAGGAATAGACCACCACGCTTTGTTAAAGCAATTCGAGCATCTCAATCACCAAAACCCTCACAGCTTTGAACCCGAGGATCTGGAATTACTGATTAAAACT GCCACCAGCGACCTGGAGAACTACGACAAGGAACGTCATGAAGAATTTAAACAATACGAGATGCTGAAGGAACATGAGAGGAGGGAGTACTTGAAGTCACTGGATGAAGCAAAGAGGAAGGAAGAGGAGGCCAAATTCGATGAATTGAAAAAGAAACACAAAGATCACCCCAAAATTCATCATCCG GGAAGCAAAGATCAATTAAAagaagtttgggaggaaactgatgggcTGGATCCTGAGGACTTTGATCCAAGGACGTTCTTTAAGCTGCACG ATACCAATGGTGATGGGTTCTTGGATGAGCAAGAGATGGAAGCATTGTTTACCAAAGAG CTGGAGAAGATTTACGACCCGAACAATGCAGAAGATGATATGATAGAGATGGAGGAAGAACGACTGAGGATGAGGGAACACGTGATGAAAGAG ATTGATGTAAACAAGGACCGGTTGATTTCAGCTGAGGAGTTTATAAGGGCTTCGGAAAAGAAGGAATTTGGAGAATCAGATCCTTGGGAG ACCCTGGATGAACAGGACCTTTATTCGGAAGGCGAGCTGCAGCAGTTTGAGAAGCAACTGGCGAACCAGGAGAATGAACTGAAGTTAAAATCGCATGATCTGCTGAAGCAGCGGGAAGATCTGGAGCTTCAACAGGATCAGCTCCACGCTCAGAAGTTGGAATTCCACCAG GCAATGCAGCAACTGGAGCAGAAGAAGCAGGCACAACATGCCCCACCAGCGGAAGGACCAAATGGAGAACTCCGGTTTCAGCCTG GTATGAATCCAGCTGCTTCACCAGGTCACCAGCAATCTGAAGAGCAGCCAGCTGCAGATGGACAGCATCAACCTCCTCATTAA
- the nucb2a gene encoding nucleobindin-2a isoform X5 yields MHPDTRMCWKWLSVPDCFLLLCFIVVAESVPIDKIKVNKVVEPEVAASPETPDTGLYYDRYLREVIDVLETDKHFREKLQTADIEEIKSGRMAKELNLVSHLVRTKLDELKRQEVARLRMLIKAKIDAQQGKDAGIDHHALLKQFEHLNHQNPHSFEPEDLELLIKTATSDLENYDKERHEEFKQYEMLKEHERREYLKSLDEAKRKEEEAKFDELKKKHKDHPKIHHPGSKDQLKEVWEETDGLDPEDFDPRTFFKLHDTNGDGFLDEQEMEALFTKELEKIYDPNNAEDDMIEMEEERLRMREHVMKEIDVNKDRLISAEEFIRASEKKEFGESDPWETLDEQDLYSEGELQQFEKQLANQENELKLKSHDLLKQREDLELQQDQLHAQKLEFHQAMQQLEQKKQAQHAPPAEGPNGELRFQPGMNPAASPGHQQSEEQPAADGQHQPPH; encoded by the exons ATGTGTTGGAAGTGGTTGTCTGTGCCTGACTGTTTTCTACTACTCTGCTTCATTGTTGTTGCTGAAAGTGTACCGATTGATAAAATCAAAGTGAACAAAGTTGTGGAGCCAGAAGTTGCGGCATCACCTGAAACTCCG GACACGGGGCTGTACTATGATCGATACCTCCGCGAAGTCATTGATGTTTTAGAAACTGACAAACACTTCCGTGAGAAGCTGCAGACAGCCGATATAGAAGAAATTAAG AGCGGTAGAATGGCTAAGGAACTAAACTTAGTTAGCCATCTTGTGAGAACTAAATTGGATGAACTGAAAAGACAGGAAGTGGCCCGGCTACGGATGCTGATTAAAGCCAAAATAGATGCCCAGCAAGGTAAAG ATGCAGGAATAGACCACCACGCTTTGTTAAAGCAATTCGAGCATCTCAATCACCAAAACCCTCACAGCTTTGAACCCGAGGATCTGGAATTACTGATTAAAACT GCCACCAGCGACCTGGAGAACTACGACAAGGAACGTCATGAAGAATTTAAACAATACGAGATGCTGAAGGAACATGAGAGGAGGGAGTACTTGAAGTCACTGGATGAAGCAAAGAGGAAGGAAGAGGAGGCCAAATTCGATGAATTGAAAAAGAAACACAAAGATCACCCCAAAATTCATCATCCG GGAAGCAAAGATCAATTAAAagaagtttgggaggaaactgatgggcTGGATCCTGAGGACTTTGATCCAAGGACGTTCTTTAAGCTGCACG ATACCAATGGTGATGGGTTCTTGGATGAGCAAGAGATGGAAGCATTGTTTACCAAAGAG CTGGAGAAGATTTACGACCCGAACAATGCAGAAGATGATATGATAGAGATGGAGGAAGAACGACTGAGGATGAGGGAACACGTGATGAAAGAG ATTGATGTAAACAAGGACCGGTTGATTTCAGCTGAGGAGTTTATAAGGGCTTCGGAAAAGAAGGAATTTGGAGAATCAGATCCTTGGGAG ACCCTGGATGAACAGGACCTTTATTCGGAAGGCGAGCTGCAGCAGTTTGAGAAGCAACTGGCGAACCAGGAGAATGAACTGAAGTTAAAATCGCATGATCTGCTGAAGCAGCGGGAAGATCTGGAGCTTCAACAGGATCAGCTCCACGCTCAGAAGTTGGAATTCCACCAG GCAATGCAGCAACTGGAGCAGAAGAAGCAGGCACAACATGCCCCACCAGCGGAAGGACCAAATGGAGAACTCCGGTTTCAGCCTG GTATGAATCCAGCTGCTTCACCAGGTCACCAGCAATCTGAAGAGCAGCCAGCTGCAGATGGACAGCATCAACCTCCTCATTAA
- the nucb2a gene encoding nucleobindin-2a isoform X4 — MHPDTRMCWKWLSVPDCFLLLCFIVVAESVPIDKIKVNKVVEPEVAASPETPDTGLYYDRYLREVIDVLETDKHFREKLQTADIEEIKSGRMAKELNLVSHLVRTKLDELKRQEVARLRMLIKAKIDAQQGKGKDAGIDHHALLKQFEHLNHQNPHSFEPEDLELLIKTATSDLENYDKERHEEFKQYEMLKEHERREYLKSLDEAKRKEEEAKFDELKKKHKDHPKIHHPGSKDQLKEVWEETDGLDPEDFDPRTFFKLHDTNGDGFLDEQEMEALFTKELEKIYDPNNAEDDMIEMEEERLRMREHVMKEIDVNKDRLISAEEFIRASEKKEFGESDPWETLDEQDLYSEGELQQFEKQLANQENELKLKSHDLLKQREDLELQQDQLHAQKLEFHQAMQQLEQKKQAQHAPPAEGPNGELRFQPGMNPAASPGHQQSEEQPAADGQHQPPH; from the exons ATGTGTTGGAAGTGGTTGTCTGTGCCTGACTGTTTTCTACTACTCTGCTTCATTGTTGTTGCTGAAAGTGTACCGATTGATAAAATCAAAGTGAACAAAGTTGTGGAGCCAGAAGTTGCGGCATCACCTGAAACTCCG GACACGGGGCTGTACTATGATCGATACCTCCGCGAAGTCATTGATGTTTTAGAAACTGACAAACACTTCCGTGAGAAGCTGCAGACAGCCGATATAGAAGAAATTAAG AGCGGTAGAATGGCTAAGGAACTAAACTTAGTTAGCCATCTTGTGAGAACTAAATTGGATGAACTGAAAAGACAGGAAGTGGCCCGGCTACGGATGCTGATTAAAGCCAAAATAGATGCCCAGCAAGGTAAAGGTAAAG ATGCAGGAATAGACCACCACGCTTTGTTAAAGCAATTCGAGCATCTCAATCACCAAAACCCTCACAGCTTTGAACCCGAGGATCTGGAATTACTGATTAAAACT GCCACCAGCGACCTGGAGAACTACGACAAGGAACGTCATGAAGAATTTAAACAATACGAGATGCTGAAGGAACATGAGAGGAGGGAGTACTTGAAGTCACTGGATGAAGCAAAGAGGAAGGAAGAGGAGGCCAAATTCGATGAATTGAAAAAGAAACACAAAGATCACCCCAAAATTCATCATCCG GGAAGCAAAGATCAATTAAAagaagtttgggaggaaactgatgggcTGGATCCTGAGGACTTTGATCCAAGGACGTTCTTTAAGCTGCACG ATACCAATGGTGATGGGTTCTTGGATGAGCAAGAGATGGAAGCATTGTTTACCAAAGAG CTGGAGAAGATTTACGACCCGAACAATGCAGAAGATGATATGATAGAGATGGAGGAAGAACGACTGAGGATGAGGGAACACGTGATGAAAGAG ATTGATGTAAACAAGGACCGGTTGATTTCAGCTGAGGAGTTTATAAGGGCTTCGGAAAAGAAGGAATTTGGAGAATCAGATCCTTGGGAG ACCCTGGATGAACAGGACCTTTATTCGGAAGGCGAGCTGCAGCAGTTTGAGAAGCAACTGGCGAACCAGGAGAATGAACTGAAGTTAAAATCGCATGATCTGCTGAAGCAGCGGGAAGATCTGGAGCTTCAACAGGATCAGCTCCACGCTCAGAAGTTGGAATTCCACCAG GCAATGCAGCAACTGGAGCAGAAGAAGCAGGCACAACATGCCCCACCAGCGGAAGGACCAAATGGAGAACTCCGGTTTCAGCCTG GTATGAATCCAGCTGCTTCACCAGGTCACCAGCAATCTGAAGAGCAGCCAGCTGCAGATGGACAGCATCAACCTCCTCATTAA